From Streptomyces asiaticus, one genomic window encodes:
- a CDS encoding TetR/AcrR family transcriptional regulator translates to MNEGRRAARRQVLQVAAKLLEEGGSEAVSTRAVAAAAGITAPALYRMFDDKDGLLAELAAYGFEMYLAEKREALALTPDDPVADLYRGWDLHVDFGLRHPAFYMLMYGTVRPGRRPPAADEAHALLVRLLGRAADAGRLRVPVEQATRVIHAATTGATLALIGDEPSERDLTTSARLRDTVIASVTTDPPASSGSDLASRALALDAALETALTTGPPAAGTGVPLRDTETALLREWLQQLAG, encoded by the coding sequence ATGAACGAGGGACGACGCGCCGCGCGGCGCCAGGTGCTGCAGGTGGCCGCCAAGCTTTTGGAGGAGGGCGGCAGCGAGGCGGTCTCCACACGCGCTGTCGCCGCGGCCGCGGGCATCACGGCCCCCGCGCTCTACCGGATGTTCGACGACAAGGACGGACTCCTGGCCGAGCTGGCCGCCTACGGATTCGAGATGTACCTGGCCGAGAAACGGGAGGCACTGGCGCTGACCCCCGACGACCCGGTGGCCGACCTCTACCGCGGCTGGGACCTGCACGTCGACTTCGGACTGCGGCACCCCGCGTTCTACATGCTCATGTACGGCACTGTGCGGCCCGGGCGGCGACCCCCGGCCGCGGACGAGGCGCACGCCCTGCTGGTGAGACTGCTGGGCCGGGCGGCCGACGCCGGGCGCCTTCGGGTTCCGGTGGAGCAGGCGACCCGCGTCATCCACGCGGCGACAACGGGTGCCACGCTGGCGCTGATCGGCGACGAGCCCTCGGAGCGGGACCTGACCACTTCGGCGCGGCTGCGGGACACCGTCATCGCCTCGGTCACCACGGACCCGCCCGCCTCATCCGGGTCGGACCTGGCCTCGCGCGCGCTGGCCCTCGATGCCGCACTGGAAACCGCGCTCACCACCGGGCCCCCGGCTGCGGGCACCGGGGTACCTCTGCGAGACACGGAGACGGCTCTGCTGCGCGAATGGCTGCAGCAGCTGGCAGGCTGA
- the recO gene encoding DNA repair protein RecO, translating into MSLFRDDGIVLRTQKLGEADRIITLLTRNNGRVRAVARGVRRTKSKFGARLEPFSHVDVQFFSRGGGELIGRGLPLCTQSETIAPYGGSIVTDYARYTAGTAMLETAERFTDHEGEPAVQQYLLLVGALRTLAAGDHEPHLVLDAFLLRSLAVNGYAPSFDDCAKCGMPGPNRFFSVGAGGVICGECRVPGSVVPSAESLTLLGALLTGDWETADACELRHAREGSGLVAAYLHWHLERGLRSLRYVEK; encoded by the coding sequence ATGAGTCTGTTCCGCGACGACGGCATCGTGCTGCGCACCCAGAAGCTGGGGGAGGCGGACCGGATCATCACCCTGCTCACCCGCAACAACGGCCGGGTCCGCGCCGTCGCGCGGGGCGTGCGGCGGACGAAGTCGAAGTTCGGCGCGCGGCTCGAACCGTTCAGCCACGTCGACGTGCAGTTCTTCTCACGCGGGGGCGGCGAGCTGATCGGGCGCGGGCTGCCGCTCTGCACGCAGAGCGAGACCATCGCTCCGTACGGTGGCTCGATCGTCACCGACTACGCCCGCTACACCGCCGGTACGGCCATGCTGGAGACGGCCGAGCGGTTCACCGACCACGAGGGCGAACCCGCCGTACAGCAGTATCTGCTGCTCGTCGGCGCGCTGCGCACCCTCGCCGCCGGGGATCATGAGCCGCATCTCGTCCTGGACGCGTTTCTGCTCCGTTCCCTCGCCGTGAACGGCTACGCACCGAGTTTCGACGACTGCGCCAAGTGCGGGATGCCCGGTCCGAACCGGTTCTTCTCGGTCGGCGCGGGCGGGGTCATCTGCGGAGAGTGCCGGGTGCCCGGAAGCGTCGTACCCTCGGCGGAGTCGCTGACGCTGCTGGGCGCGCTGCTGACGGGCGACTGGGAGACGGCGGACGCGTGTGAGCTGCGGCATGCCCGGGAGGGCAGCGGGCTGGTGGCGGCGTATTTGCACTGGCACCTGGAGCGGGGACTTCGGTCGCTGCGGTACGTAGAGAAGTAG
- a CDS encoding isoprenyl transferase, whose amino-acid sequence MAGRGFLGRQRREYRTPEPHPSGARPPKIPGELVPQHVACVMDGNGRWAKERGLPRTEGHKVGEGVVMDVLKGCLEMGVKNLSLYAFSTENWKRSPDEVRFLMNFNRDVIRRRRDEMDAMGVRIRWAGRMPKLWKSVAQELQVAQEQTKDNDAMTMYFCMNYGGRAEIADAAKALAEDVRAGRLDPSKVNEKTFAKYLYYPDMPDVDLFLRPSGEQRTSNYLIWQSAYAEMVYQDVLWPDFDRRDLWRACLEYASRDRRFGGAIPNEEQLKKDSQKDSHSA is encoded by the coding sequence ATCGCAGGACGCGGGTTTCTGGGCCGACAGCGGCGCGAGTACCGGACCCCGGAACCGCACCCGTCCGGGGCCAGGCCGCCGAAGATCCCCGGTGAGCTGGTGCCGCAGCACGTGGCCTGCGTGATGGACGGCAACGGCCGCTGGGCCAAGGAGCGCGGGCTGCCGCGCACCGAGGGGCACAAGGTCGGCGAGGGCGTCGTGATGGACGTGCTCAAGGGCTGCCTCGAGATGGGGGTCAAGAACCTCTCCCTCTACGCCTTCTCGACCGAGAACTGGAAGCGCTCGCCCGACGAGGTGCGCTTCCTGATGAACTTCAACCGCGATGTCATCCGCCGCCGCCGCGACGAGATGGACGCGATGGGCGTCCGGATCCGCTGGGCGGGCCGGATGCCGAAGCTGTGGAAGTCGGTGGCGCAGGAGCTCCAGGTCGCCCAGGAGCAGACCAAGGACAACGACGCCATGACGATGTACTTCTGCATGAACTACGGCGGCCGCGCGGAGATCGCGGACGCGGCGAAGGCGCTGGCGGAGGACGTCCGGGCGGGTCGGCTCGATCCGTCGAAGGTGAACGAGAAGACGTTCGCGAAGTACCTCTACTACCCGGACATGCCGGATGTGGATCTCTTCCTGCGCCCGTCCGGCGAGCAGCGCACGTCCAACTACCTGATCTGGCAGAGCGCGTACGCCGAGATGGTGTACCAGGACGTGCTGTGGCCGGACTTCGACCGCCGTGATCTGTGGCGGGCGTGCCTGGAGTACGCCTCGCGGGACCGCCGCTTCGGCGGGGCGATCCCCAACGAGGAGCAGCTGAAGAAGGACTCCCAGAAGGATTCCCACTCCGCGTAA
- a CDS encoding helix-turn-helix domain-containing protein — translation MGQRTATTARQRRLGTELRKMRERAGMSVVEAGQLLGVNRTRISNIEAARFGVSEDRIRTLATIYSCMDRAYVDALVAMNEERVRGWWEDYRGKTPANALDLAELEHHAVAMRSAQIMHVPGLLQTEDYAKAVFSTATSSPTPTQLRASISYRLRRRDVLDRDTPPECTFLIHEAALRMEFGGPKVMRAQLEQLIESSQRSNVTVRVVPFSAGGFSSPGMSTLYAFGPVRQLDTVQADTPSGAAFLDTEAHLERYGSILDQMEALALTPEATSDLIREIAQQL, via the coding sequence GTGGGGCAGAGGACGGCCACGACCGCGAGGCAGCGGCGCCTCGGTACAGAGCTGCGCAAGATGCGCGAGCGGGCAGGCATGAGCGTGGTGGAAGCCGGTCAGCTCCTCGGCGTGAACCGCACTCGCATCAGCAACATCGAGGCTGCGCGCTTCGGCGTGAGCGAGGACCGCATCAGAACGCTCGCGACCATCTACTCCTGTATGGACAGGGCGTATGTCGACGCTCTCGTCGCCATGAATGAGGAACGCGTCCGCGGCTGGTGGGAGGATTACCGGGGCAAGACTCCGGCGAACGCACTCGACTTGGCCGAGCTCGAACATCACGCGGTGGCCATGCGCTCGGCGCAGATCATGCATGTGCCGGGCCTGCTCCAGACAGAGGATTACGCGAAGGCCGTGTTCTCCACCGCCACGTCCAGCCCCACGCCGACGCAGTTGCGGGCCAGCATTTCCTACCGACTCAGGCGCCGGGACGTACTGGACAGGGACACTCCGCCGGAGTGCACCTTCCTCATCCATGAGGCCGCGCTGAGAATGGAGTTCGGCGGGCCGAAGGTGATGCGGGCACAGTTGGAGCAGCTGATCGAGTCGTCGCAGCGGAGCAACGTGACCGTGCGCGTGGTTCCGTTCTCGGCGGGCGGGTTCTCAAGCCCAGGCATGAGCACGCTCTACGCATTCGGGCCGGTCCGGCAACTGGACACCGTGCAGGCCGATACGCCCTCGGGCGCTGCCTTCCTCGATACGGAAGCGCACCTCGAACGCTACGGCAGTATCTTGGACCAGATGGAAGCCTTGGCCCTTACACCAGAGGCCACGAGCGACCTCATCCGCGAGATAGCACAGCAACTCTGA
- a CDS encoding dihydrofolate reductase family protein: MRKLVYYVGVTLDGRIAGPGGEYDFFPSGDEQQSAAYSAWTNALFPETVPTAYRAAVGLADAPNRHFDTVVMGLGTYRPALDAGITSPYAHLRQYVVSSTLKPDTDPAVTVVPGDPLALVRELKREDGATLNVWLCGGGKLAGALLPEIDELVIKNYPVVAGAGIPAFDGAFDPTVFDVAERTAFPNGVTLTHLTRR, translated from the coding sequence ATGCGAAAGCTCGTGTACTACGTCGGCGTCACGCTCGATGGCCGCATCGCGGGCCCCGGCGGCGAGTACGACTTCTTCCCCAGCGGCGACGAACAGCAGTCCGCCGCCTACTCGGCCTGGACCAACGCGCTGTTCCCCGAGACGGTCCCGACCGCCTACCGCGCGGCGGTCGGCCTGGCCGACGCGCCCAACCGGCACTTCGACACCGTCGTCATGGGTCTCGGCACCTACCGCCCCGCCCTCGACGCGGGGATCACCAGCCCGTACGCCCACCTGCGCCAGTACGTGGTGTCCAGCACCCTCAAGCCCGACACCGACCCGGCCGTCACCGTCGTGCCGGGCGACCCGCTCGCCCTCGTACGCGAGCTCAAGCGGGAGGACGGCGCGACGCTGAACGTATGGCTGTGCGGCGGTGGCAAGCTCGCGGGCGCTCTGCTGCCGGAGATCGACGAACTGGTGATCAAGAACTACCCCGTGGTCGCGGGTGCCGGGATTCCGGCCTTCGACGGCGCCTTCGATCCCACCGTCTTCGACGTCGCCGAGCGCACGGCCTTCCCCAACGGCGTCACGCTCACCCACCTCACCCGCCGCTAG
- a CDS encoding DUF397 domain-containing protein: MHHWRKSSYSGDAANNCVELARTPDTVLMRESDEPHTVIATTPAALRALTRAARAGRFDQLSR, encoded by the coding sequence ATGCATCACTGGCGGAAGTCCTCGTACTCAGGTGACGCGGCCAACAACTGCGTCGAGCTGGCCCGAACACCGGACACCGTCCTTATGCGCGAGAGCGACGAACCGCACACCGTGATCGCAACCACCCCCGCCGCCCTCCGGGCGCTCACGCGGGCCGCCCGGGCCGGGCGGTTCGATCAGCTGTCCCGCTAG
- a CDS encoding flavodoxin family protein: MSDISIVIASHSGYGHTAQIATAVADGALSIAGTHVHRVDVASLSDADWELMDAADAIIFGTPTYMGTASGAFHAFAEASSKRWMTRAWSDKLAAGFTNSGSMSGDKLHTLQYLALLAAQHGMLWVSLNLLPGWNTTTSSPQDDNRLGFYLGAGAQSFNDTPAVHDADLNTARHLGRRVAEHTRIHRAGLTAATH, from the coding sequence GTGTCCGATATCTCGATCGTCATCGCGTCGCATTCCGGCTACGGCCACACCGCGCAGATCGCCACGGCCGTCGCGGACGGCGCGCTCTCCATCGCCGGGACGCACGTCCACCGCGTGGACGTCGCCTCCCTCAGTGACGCCGACTGGGAACTGATGGACGCCGCGGACGCCATCATCTTCGGTACCCCCACCTACATGGGCACCGCGTCGGGGGCGTTCCACGCCTTCGCCGAGGCCAGCAGCAAGCGGTGGATGACCCGCGCCTGGAGCGACAAGCTCGCGGCGGGATTCACCAACTCCGGCTCCATGAGCGGCGACAAGCTGCACACCCTGCAGTACCTGGCGCTCCTGGCGGCCCAGCACGGAATGCTCTGGGTGAGCCTGAACCTCCTGCCGGGCTGGAACACCACCACATCCAGCCCCCAGGACGACAACCGCCTCGGCTTCTACCTCGGCGCCGGTGCGCAGAGCTTCAACGACACACCCGCCGTCCACGACGCGGACCTGAACACCGCCCGCCACCTCGGCCGGCGCGTCGCCGAGCACACCCGCATCCACCGCGCCGGACTGACCGCCGCAACGCACTGA
- a CDS encoding ATP-binding protein — protein MPEAANLPYAYRLSAPNSPKSPRVCRDAIAALLQANDLHDLADTAKLLVSEAVTNVNQHTNTQLIHIDTLVRDRIATIAVRDGSPDRHPYPRDAKPDEEGGRGLFLMRELAYAWGVTWENGLRPTGKHIWFELR, from the coding sequence ATGCCCGAAGCCGCAAACCTTCCGTACGCCTACCGCCTCAGCGCCCCCAACTCCCCCAAGAGCCCCAGGGTCTGCCGCGACGCCATCGCCGCCCTTCTCCAGGCCAACGACCTGCACGACCTCGCGGACACGGCGAAACTCCTGGTCTCCGAGGCCGTGACGAACGTCAATCAGCACACCAACACCCAGCTGATCCACATCGACACCCTCGTCCGCGACCGCATCGCGACGATCGCCGTACGCGACGGCTCCCCGGACCGTCACCCGTACCCCCGCGACGCCAAACCCGACGAGGAGGGTGGACGCGGCCTGTTCCTGATGCGGGAGCTGGCCTACGCGTGGGGCGTCACCTGGGAGAACGGCCTACGCCCCACCGGCAAGCACATCTGGTTCGAGCTACGGTAG
- a CDS encoding TetR/AcrR family transcriptional regulator: MVRRNDQRRAALVDGAIEVLAREGARGLTFRAVDAEAAVPAGTASNYFGSRDDLLTQAGARVYERLQPDEATIARQRAAGRDRGTYAELMRELVSRVAAFRTGYLALLELRLEATRRPELRKVLTERVRADLDANVAYHEESGLPGDATAVKLLMLALNWLIVEQLTLPDVFTEAERDQLVAAAVERIVAAE, encoded by the coding sequence ATGGTGAGACGGAACGACCAGCGGCGCGCCGCCCTCGTGGACGGCGCGATCGAGGTGCTGGCCAGGGAAGGCGCACGCGGCCTGACCTTCCGCGCGGTGGACGCCGAGGCCGCCGTGCCCGCCGGGACCGCGTCCAACTACTTCGGCAGCCGCGACGATCTGCTCACCCAGGCCGGCGCCCGCGTCTATGAGCGGCTCCAGCCCGACGAGGCCACGATCGCCCGCCAGCGGGCGGCGGGCCGCGACCGGGGGACCTACGCGGAGCTGATGCGTGAGCTCGTCAGCCGCGTCGCCGCATTCCGCACCGGCTATCTCGCGCTGCTGGAACTCCGCCTCGAGGCCACCCGCCGGCCCGAACTGCGCAAGGTCCTCACCGAGCGGGTCCGGGCCGATCTCGACGCGAACGTCGCGTACCACGAGGAGTCGGGCCTCCCTGGCGACGCCACGGCCGTCAAGCTGCTCATGCTGGCGCTGAACTGGCTGATCGTCGAGCAGCTCACCTTGCCGGACGTCTTCACGGAGGCGGAGCGGGATCAGTTGGTGGCGGCCGCGGTGGAGCGCATCGTGGCGGCGGAGTAA
- a CDS encoding DUF397 domain-containing protein, with product MHWRKSSYSGEDAEHNCVELGCAPGAILLRESDDPGVMITTTPDALRGLVARIKTGGFDHMAG from the coding sequence ATGCACTGGCGGAAGTCCTCGTACTCCGGAGAGGATGCCGAGCACAACTGTGTGGAACTCGGCTGCGCGCCGGGCGCCATACTCCTCCGCGAGAGCGATGATCCCGGCGTCATGATCACAACCACCCCAGATGCTCTCCGGGGACTTGTCGCGAGGATCAAGACCGGCGGGTTTGACCACATGGCTGGCTGA
- a CDS encoding DUF6531 domain-containing protein produces the protein MKLGMWWPDADSGTLRDAADAWRTFADSVDDVRVATDKAATTLIHHNKGEAIDAFETFWGRYAKGKDEGWLSNLAKSARNMAKFLEKFADKVDDAIDALKAQIAIDAAALVGGLLLTPFTGGASDEVAAEIIAMASGLGIAVEEAVATLAAEIFTGAVFTSVLSVTIDAAVAQPVKIALGQQQGFSLDEVNQAAKDGMIDGGIFGAGFGVLKPGVMPKLTGVPDLLRPPKVPSLRPNLIEEGPAARPARKCPCTGEPIDIATGAMLMEQTDLTLPGSLPLVFERTHVSSYRGGVWFGPTWASLLDERVQLDAEGVVFAAADGMRLVYPVPEPGVPTLPAKGARWPLEWDGKPDGVMTVTDPEAGVVRTFVRPAATEEAGAVYLALESLQDRNGARIDIERASGGNPLAIRHSGGYYLAIDTEGQRVTALRLLDEPPSVYTPEQGREGGTVVMRYGYDEAGNLTEVINSSGMPLRFTYDGEGRVTSWTDRNGTSFRYVYGPDGKVVRTEGSDGVFNGGLEYDDEARTTVYTDSLGHATSYRYNADGQLIEETGPLGHTTLTEWDARGDRKVAVTDPLGRTRRYGYDEDGNLTTVTLADGAEGRATYNALCLPVEVTEPGGGTWRHTYDDTGNLTATTDPTGSTTTYAYTDRGHLAEVTDALGNTTRLTPDAAGLPIAVTDPLGHTTSVRRDAFGRVVEATDPLGHITRMGWTTEGKPAWREEPDGARESWTWDGEGNLLTHTDPAGHTTHQTSTHFDVPATRTEPDGARYAFAYDTELRLTGVTNPQGLTWTYTYDPAGRLTSETDFNGRTVAYTHDAAGDLLTRTNGAGETLHFTRDALGRTTEQRDEAGTRTTYAYDAQGALTRAANPDVELTLERDALGRVLSETVNGRTTTYAYDAVGRRTERTMPSGLRSAWTYDESGRPSQLAAGTAGTLTFTYDAAGRETERHLGESVTLTQTWDGSDRLTTQTIAEGRGNEANRILQHRSYAYRPDGYLTEIRELTSGTRRFDLDPSGRVTAVHAHGWTETYAYDTAGNLTNATAPDHASPGDREFTGTVIHRAGRTTYEHDTQGRLTRRTRKLLNGQTRTWTYTWNAEDRLTDATTPDGDHWHYTYDPLGRRISKQRLAEDGTVAESLTFAWEDTRLAEQSTPEGNHTTWDYTPDTHRPLTQTDHTSLVREPGESLIEKFTGADDDTTPRFHAIITDLVGTPTELVTAAGDLAWQHRTTLWGTDFPTGASTSTVDCPLRFPGQYADPETGLHYNYIRHYDPETARYAAPDPLGLAPAPNPTTYIPNPYSWIDPLGLKACGPKGFEPGAQLGETSKLGGWIPKEVPDEAMESINDVKKYGRDATGWGAQWHGPNLTTEPFSNSGKNGAYRLPTHDASGNPITYREYGAPASSANPKPGGERTVWGSDGSIYYTPTHYQTYIVVESPKW, from the coding sequence ATGAAGCTGGGCATGTGGTGGCCGGACGCCGACTCCGGCACCCTGCGCGATGCGGCCGACGCCTGGCGGACGTTCGCCGACAGCGTGGACGATGTGCGGGTGGCGACCGACAAGGCGGCCACGACACTGATCCACCACAACAAGGGCGAGGCGATCGATGCCTTTGAGACCTTCTGGGGGCGTTACGCCAAGGGCAAGGACGAGGGCTGGCTGAGTAATCTCGCCAAGTCGGCCCGGAACATGGCGAAGTTCCTGGAGAAGTTCGCCGACAAGGTCGATGACGCCATCGACGCGCTGAAGGCGCAGATCGCCATCGACGCCGCCGCGCTGGTCGGCGGTCTCCTGCTGACCCCGTTCACCGGGGGCGCCTCGGACGAGGTGGCCGCGGAGATCATCGCGATGGCGAGCGGGCTGGGCATCGCGGTGGAGGAGGCGGTGGCGACGCTGGCCGCGGAGATCTTCACCGGTGCGGTCTTCACCAGCGTGCTGTCGGTGACGATCGACGCGGCGGTGGCCCAGCCGGTGAAGATCGCCCTGGGGCAGCAGCAGGGTTTCAGCCTGGATGAGGTCAACCAGGCGGCCAAGGACGGCATGATCGACGGGGGTATTTTCGGCGCCGGGTTCGGGGTGCTCAAGCCCGGTGTGATGCCGAAGCTCACCGGCGTCCCGGACCTGCTCAGGCCCCCGAAGGTGCCCTCGCTGCGGCCGAACCTCATCGAGGAGGGCCCGGCCGCCCGCCCGGCCAGGAAGTGCCCGTGCACGGGTGAGCCGATCGACATCGCGACGGGTGCGATGCTGATGGAGCAGACCGATCTGACGCTGCCGGGGTCGCTGCCGCTGGTCTTCGAGCGTACCCATGTGTCCTCGTACCGGGGCGGGGTGTGGTTCGGCCCGACGTGGGCCAGTCTGCTGGACGAGCGGGTCCAACTGGACGCGGAGGGCGTGGTGTTCGCCGCGGCGGACGGGATGCGGCTGGTGTATCCGGTGCCGGAGCCGGGGGTGCCGACGCTGCCCGCGAAGGGCGCGCGGTGGCCGCTGGAGTGGGACGGCAAGCCGGACGGCGTCATGACGGTCACCGATCCGGAGGCGGGTGTGGTGCGGACGTTCGTCCGTCCCGCCGCGACGGAGGAGGCGGGCGCGGTCTATCTGGCCCTGGAGAGCCTTCAGGACCGCAATGGCGCGCGCATCGACATCGAACGCGCCTCGGGCGGGAACCCGCTGGCCATACGCCACTCCGGGGGCTACTACCTGGCCATCGACACCGAGGGCCAGCGGGTCACGGCGCTCCGGCTGCTGGATGAGCCGCCGTCGGTCTACACCCCCGAGCAGGGCCGTGAGGGCGGCACGGTGGTGATGCGCTACGGCTATGACGAGGCGGGCAACCTCACCGAGGTCATCAACTCCAGCGGTATGCCCCTGCGGTTCACCTACGACGGCGAGGGGCGGGTGACGTCCTGGACGGACCGCAATGGCACGTCGTTCCGGTACGTCTACGGGCCGGACGGGAAGGTGGTGCGCACCGAGGGCAGCGACGGCGTCTTCAACGGCGGCCTGGAGTATGACGACGAGGCGCGGACGACGGTCTACACGGATTCGCTCGGCCACGCGACGTCGTACCGCTACAACGCCGATGGGCAGCTGATCGAGGAGACCGGTCCGCTGGGCCACACCACGCTGACGGAATGGGACGCGCGCGGCGACCGTAAGGTCGCGGTGACGGATCCCCTGGGGCGCACGAGGCGTTACGGGTACGACGAGGACGGCAACCTCACGACCGTCACCCTCGCTGACGGCGCGGAGGGTCGCGCCACCTACAACGCGTTGTGCCTGCCGGTGGAGGTCACCGAGCCGGGCGGCGGAACGTGGCGCCACACGTACGACGACACGGGCAACCTGACCGCCACCACGGACCCGACGGGGTCGACCACCACCTACGCGTACACCGACCGGGGCCACTTGGCCGAGGTGACGGACGCGCTGGGCAACACCACGCGTCTGACCCCGGATGCGGCAGGGCTGCCCATCGCCGTAACGGACCCGCTGGGGCACACCACGAGCGTCCGGCGGGACGCCTTCGGCCGGGTGGTGGAGGCGACGGATCCGCTGGGCCACATTACCCGTATGGGCTGGACGACCGAGGGCAAACCGGCGTGGCGGGAGGAGCCGGACGGCGCCCGGGAGAGCTGGACCTGGGACGGCGAGGGCAATCTCCTCACCCACACCGACCCGGCGGGCCACACCACCCACCAGACGTCCACCCACTTCGACGTACCCGCCACCCGCACGGAACCGGACGGCGCGAGGTACGCCTTCGCCTACGACACCGAACTGCGGCTGACCGGGGTCACCAACCCTCAGGGCCTGACCTGGACCTACACCTACGACCCGGCGGGCCGGCTCACCTCCGAGACCGACTTCAACGGCCGCACTGTGGCCTACACCCACGATGCGGCGGGCGACCTGCTGACCCGCACCAATGGTGCGGGCGAGACGCTGCACTTCACCCGGGACGCGCTGGGCCGCACGACGGAACAGCGCGACGAGGCGGGCACACGGACGACGTATGCCTATGACGCGCAGGGCGCCCTGACGCGAGCGGCGAATCCGGACGTCGAGCTGACCCTCGAACGGGACGCGCTGGGCCGAGTCCTGTCGGAAACGGTCAACGGCCGGACGACGACGTACGCGTATGACGCCGTGGGCCGCCGCACCGAACGCACGATGCCCTCGGGCCTGAGGAGCGCCTGGACCTACGACGAGTCGGGCCGCCCCAGCCAACTGGCGGCGGGCACGGCGGGCACCCTGACCTTCACGTACGACGCGGCGGGCCGCGAGACGGAACGCCACCTCGGCGAGTCCGTGACACTGACGCAGACCTGGGACGGGTCAGACCGCCTGACCACCCAGACGATCGCCGAGGGCCGTGGCAACGAGGCGAACCGCATCCTCCAACACCGCTCCTACGCCTACCGCCCGGACGGCTACCTCACCGAGATCCGCGAACTGACCTCGGGCACCCGCCGCTTCGACCTCGACCCGTCCGGCCGCGTGACGGCGGTCCACGCGCACGGCTGGACCGAGACGTACGCCTACGACACGGCGGGCAACCTCACGAATGCCACGGCCCCTGACCACGCGTCCCCCGGCGACCGCGAGTTCACCGGCACAGTGATCCACCGAGCGGGCCGCACGACGTACGAACACGACACCCAGGGCCGCCTGACCCGCCGCACCCGCAAACTCCTCAACGGCCAGACCCGCACCTGGACCTACACCTGGAACGCGGAAGACCGCCTGACGGACGCGACAACCCCGGACGGCGACCACTGGCACTACACCTACGACCCCCTCGGCCGCCGCATATCCAAACAACGCCTGGCCGAGGACGGCACGGTGGCGGAATCGCTGACGTTCGCATGGGAAGACACCCGCCTGGCTGAACAATCCACACCAGAGGGCAACCACACCACCTGGGACTACACCCCGGACACCCACCGCCCTCTGACCCAAACCGACCACACGTCACTGGTGCGCGAGCCCGGCGAATCCCTCATAGAGAAATTCACCGGAGCCGATGACGACACCACACCACGCTTCCACGCCATCATCACGGACCTGGTCGGCACCCCAACGGAGTTGGTCACCGCGGCCGGTGACCTGGCCTGGCAACACCGCACCACCCTCTGGGGCACAGATTTCCCCACCGGGGCAAGCACATCAACGGTCGACTGCCCCCTCCGCTTCCCCGGCCAATACGCCGACCCCGAAACGGGCCTGCACTACAACTACATCCGCCACTACGACCCCGAAACCGCCCGCTACGCCGCCCCCGATCCCCTCGGCCTCGCCCCTGCACCCAATCCGACCACATACATCCCAAACCCGTACTCTTGGATCGACCCACTTGGGCTAAAGGCCTGCGGCCCAAAGGGGTTCGAGCCGGGTGCCCAACTCGGTGAGACGAGTAAGCTCGGTGGTTGGATTCCCAAGGAGGTTCCTGACGAAGCGATGGAGTCCATCAATGATGTCAAGAAGTATGGCCGAGACGCTACTGGGTGGGGGGCTCAATGGCATGGGCCAAACCTGACGACGGAGCCGTTCAGTAACAGCGGAAAGAATGGTGCTTACCGCCTTCCGACGCACGATGCTTCGGGTAACCCGATCACTTACCGAGAGTATGGTGCGCCAGCATCAAGCGCGAACCCCAAGCCGGGAGGCGAGAGGACGGTGTGGGGGAGTGACGGCTCCATCTACTACACCCCGACGCACTACCAGACCTACATCGTCGTGGAGAGTCCGAAATGGTGA
- a CDS encoding PucR family transcriptional regulator: MAGHTVGADATLTRVLGPRTQAAWLSRATPFSESDLGLARLRPPDGVRVVAGDPAQGLDGFRRTHIEATHARRVVMLSEPHAAPITRYRNVAVAALGTVDPEQARTFVTRVLGRLATDDENTLRLATTLAAYLDENRSRTRTAERLVIHPNTVAYRVQQTKQILGRGIKTGTLDLRVALALPPTLRGLPGAH, translated from the coding sequence ATGGCCGGACACACCGTCGGCGCCGACGCCACGCTGACGCGCGTGCTGGGCCCGCGGACGCAGGCCGCATGGCTGAGCCGTGCGACCCCGTTCAGCGAATCGGACCTCGGCCTGGCACGGCTCCGTCCCCCGGACGGGGTTCGGGTCGTGGCCGGCGACCCGGCGCAAGGGCTGGACGGCTTTCGCCGCACACATATCGAGGCCACGCACGCGCGCCGTGTGGTGATGCTGAGCGAACCCCATGCCGCGCCCATCACTCGATACCGGAACGTGGCCGTTGCCGCGCTGGGCACCGTGGACCCGGAGCAGGCTCGCACATTCGTCACTCGTGTGCTCGGGCGCCTCGCCACCGATGACGAGAACACCCTCCGCCTGGCGACCACCCTCGCGGCCTACCTTGACGAGAACCGCAGCCGCACGCGGACCGCGGAACGGCTCGTGATCCACCCCAACACGGTGGCCTATCGGGTGCAGCAGACCAAGCAGATCCTCGGTCGCGGCATCAAGACGGGGACCCTCGACCTCCGAGTGGCCTTGGCCTTGCCTCCCACTCTGCGTGGCCTGCCAGGCGCCCACTGA